Proteins encoded in a region of the Triticum dicoccoides isolate Atlit2015 ecotype Zavitan chromosome 3A, WEW_v2.0, whole genome shotgun sequence genome:
- the LOC119271899 gene encoding protein PHLOEM PROTEIN 2-LIKE A10-like, whose product MYLATLCPIAKLPHHSVSLRSASQHDHFFRFFHSFPALVLSKLAASDHVSSAASAFSKSLASGALRAFSSHRAARGPDPPSPPLHDRILDRLLSPDGAGFASAVLGSFARNLVLSCRDPEARPRAPGQPDWLAALCSDRGKEAAAELVRVFFSTTVAAYLDRTAAVRTSDQVLAGVTDPKHDAKLKDLLVSVCNGAVETFVRTSRQVTKEASISRAKAAVVQEVCNSGPSCVMERVSTTLAMPSNRRFVLDVTGRVTAEMVRSFLEFSTQRVSAGARKSIVVARDEITERDLVAVKYLSAKSMAIFTLCLTMCMHISVGMRFPLSA is encoded by the coding sequence ATGTATTTGGCAACCCTGTGCCCGATTGCAAAACTGCCACACCACTCGGTGTCCCTTCGATCGGCATCGCAACATGACCACTTTTTTCGGTTCTTCCACTCCTTCCCCGCACTCGTCCTCTCCAAGCTCGCCGCCTCCGACCACgtctcctccgccgcctccgccttctccaagtCGCTCGCCTCGGGGGCCCTTCGCGCCTTCTCCTCCCACCGGGCCGCCCGGGGCCCGGATCCTCCCTCCCCGCCGCTACACGACCGGATCTTGGACCGCCTCCTCTCCCCCGACGGCGCCGGGTTCGCCTCCGCCGTTCTCGGGAGCTTCGCCAGGAACCTCGTGCTCTCCTGCCGTGATCCCGAGGCCCGGCCCCGCGCCCCTGGCCAGCCGGACTGGCTCGCCGCTCTGTGCAGCGACAGgggcaaggaggccgccgcggagctcgttcgGGTGTTCTtcagcaccaccgtcgccgcctaCCTCGACAGGACCGCGGCCGTGCGCACCTCCGACCAGGTGCTCGCAGGCGTCACTGACCCCAAGCACGACGCCAAGCTCAAGGACCTGCTCGTGTCCGTCTGCAACGGCGCCGTCGAGACGTTTGTCAGGACCTCACGGCAGGTCACAAAGGAGGCCTCCATTTCTCGAGCTAAAGCAGCAGTGGTGCAAGAGGTCTGCAATTCAGGTCCTAGCTGTGTAATGGAGAGAGTATCGACCACATTGGCCATGCCAAGTAACCGGAGGTTTGTGCTGGATGTCACGGGCAGGGTCACCGCAGAGATGGTCCGGTCATTCCTCGAGTTCTCGACTCAGCGGGTGTCTGCTGGTGCACGAAAGAGCATTGTCGTCGCCCGTGATGAAATCACCGAAAGGGATCTCGTCGCCGTCAAGTACCTGAGCGCCAAGTCCATGGCCATCTTCACCTTATGCCTCACAATGTGCATGCACATTTCGGTTGGAATGAGGTTCCCGTTGTCGGCCTAG